A region from the Variovorax sp. V93 genome encodes:
- a CDS encoding MFS transporter codes for MPSSCPELAAATAAASRAKPWRLPAAAGFALLATVLFAFFFAAAAPSPLFVVFQHAWGFSSSMLTVAFAVYAIALLISLLVAGSLSDHIGRRPVVLAALVLQALAMGLFLLAHGIGGLIAARVVQGVATGVASGALSAAVVEAAPAARKRLGALITSVSPLAGLAAGALLTGMAVKFSAAPVALVFGVLAAVFALGAAAVLWMPETVTPRAGALASLVPRVSIPVRARADFARGLPVFIVVWALGGLYLSLAPSLMHHVFGIDNGVVNGLTVAVLSGFGAIAPALLGRLGAPRSVIFGTASIAAGLALLLASLATRSLALFFAGTAIAGLGFGGSFSALVQTLAPQADSHERGELFAAIFVVSYLAFSLPAMLAGFLVAPLGLLDTVKGYAAVLLLIAAFGTWRQWSVLRRCARSGPVNG; via the coding sequence ATGCCGTCCTCCTGTCCTGAGCTTGCCGCTGCCACTGCCGCCGCGTCCCGTGCCAAGCCGTGGCGCCTGCCCGCGGCCGCCGGATTTGCGCTGCTGGCGACGGTGCTGTTCGCGTTCTTCTTCGCGGCTGCCGCGCCGTCGCCGCTGTTCGTGGTGTTCCAGCACGCCTGGGGTTTCTCGTCGTCGATGCTCACCGTGGCTTTCGCCGTCTACGCGATCGCGTTGCTGATCTCGCTGCTGGTCGCGGGATCGCTGTCGGACCATATCGGGCGCCGGCCCGTGGTGCTGGCAGCGCTGGTGCTGCAGGCGCTGGCGATGGGGCTCTTCCTGCTGGCGCATGGCATCGGCGGGCTGATCGCCGCGCGCGTGGTGCAGGGCGTGGCCACGGGCGTCGCAAGCGGCGCGCTGAGCGCGGCAGTGGTCGAGGCCGCGCCGGCTGCGCGCAAGCGGCTGGGCGCATTGATCACGAGCGTGTCGCCGCTCGCGGGGCTCGCGGCGGGAGCGCTGCTGACGGGCATGGCGGTGAAGTTCAGCGCCGCGCCGGTGGCGCTGGTGTTCGGCGTGCTCGCCGCGGTGTTCGCACTGGGCGCGGCCGCGGTGCTGTGGATGCCCGAGACCGTCACGCCGCGTGCCGGTGCGCTGGCTTCGCTGGTGCCGCGTGTGTCCATTCCCGTTCGGGCGCGGGCCGACTTTGCGCGCGGCCTGCCGGTGTTCATCGTGGTGTGGGCGCTGGGCGGCCTGTATCTGTCGCTCGCACCCTCGCTGATGCACCATGTGTTCGGCATCGACAACGGCGTGGTCAACGGCCTCACGGTGGCGGTCCTCTCGGGCTTCGGCGCGATCGCGCCCGCCCTGCTCGGCCGCCTTGGCGCGCCGCGATCGGTCATCTTCGGCACGGCCAGCATCGCGGCCGGTCTGGCGTTGCTGCTCGCATCGCTGGCCACCCGATCGCTCGCGCTGTTCTTTGCCGGCACCGCGATCGCGGGACTGGGCTTCGGCGGCTCTTTCTCGGCGCTGGTGCAGACGCTCGCACCCCAGGCCGATTCGCACGAGCGCGGCGAGCTGTTCGCCGCCATCTTCGTGGTGAGCTATCTTGCGTTCAGCCTGCCCGCAATGCTGGCCGGCTTCCTGGTGGCGCCGCTCGGATTGCTGGACACGGTGAAGGGCTATGCGGCCGTGCTGCTGCTGATTGCGGCCTTCGGCACCTGGCGCCAATGGTCGGTGCTGCGCCGCTGCGCCCGCAGCGGGCCGGTCAACGGGTAG
- a CDS encoding TetR/AcrR family transcriptional regulator, whose product MNDVVLPNKRPGGRSAQVQALVRTALEELVAEQGRERVTVPAVAERAGVSASSIYRRWGDLSGLLAETAAHRLDPNRPLPDTGSLRQDLTAWAQELITHLARPCNTSLLKAAAALADGGADTDCLRNRRKEALKLVEQAHARGERAPEAQQVIDHLIAPIVFRLVFGGDPVKPALAKRLVDELFVLSSS is encoded by the coding sequence ATGAACGATGTCGTCCTTCCGAACAAGCGTCCCGGCGGCCGCAGCGCCCAGGTGCAGGCGCTGGTGCGCACTGCGCTCGAAGAACTGGTGGCCGAACAGGGGCGCGAACGCGTGACCGTCCCGGCGGTGGCCGAGCGCGCCGGCGTCAGCGCCTCGAGCATCTACCGCCGATGGGGCGACTTGTCGGGCCTGCTGGCCGAGACGGCGGCGCACCGGCTGGACCCGAACCGGCCCCTGCCCGACACGGGCTCGCTGCGGCAGGACCTGACGGCATGGGCGCAGGAACTCATCACGCACCTTGCGCGCCCCTGCAACACCTCGCTGTTGAAAGCCGCGGCCGCACTGGCCGACGGCGGCGCCGACACCGACTGCCTGCGCAACCGCCGCAAGGAAGCGCTGAAGCTGGTCGAGCAGGCGCACGCCCGTGGCGAGCGGGCACCCGAGGCGCAGCAGGTGATCGATCACCTGATCGCGCCGATCGTGTTTCGCCTCGTGTTCGGCGGCGACCCCGTGAAGCCGGCGCTGGCGAAGCGGCTGGTGGACGAGCTGTTCGTGCTCAGTTCGTCTTGA
- a CDS encoding tripartite tricarboxylate transporter substrate binding protein yields the protein MSRRSLLRAATLAAARGLLLSPLAALAQAFPSKPVKLVIAFPAGGPTDITMRQLADNASKILGQPVIIDNKPGAGGTLPAQALQTAQPDGYTVAQIPLGVFRLGYTTKINWDPLKDISYVLNVTGYAFGIVVPADSPFKTWADFVAYAKANPGKLTYGSTGNLTSPHLTTELIAQKAGIQLQHVPYKGSADLMLAVVSGQLMAAADSTGFAPQVEAGKLRVLNTWGEKRLAKFPDAPTLKELGYDIVQNSPFGIGAPKGTPPEVVKKLHDAFKQAMEEPSYVASLGRYDMLPNYMSSAAYTRFAQDTVVREKAVIEKLGLAKEVKTN from the coding sequence ATGTCCCGCCGATCCCTTCTCCGTGCCGCCACGCTCGCCGCAGCCCGCGGGCTTCTTCTGTCTCCGCTGGCGGCGCTCGCGCAGGCCTTTCCCTCCAAGCCGGTCAAGCTGGTCATCGCCTTCCCCGCGGGCGGGCCCACCGACATCACGATGCGCCAGCTGGCCGACAACGCGAGCAAGATCCTCGGCCAGCCCGTCATCATCGACAACAAGCCCGGCGCCGGCGGCACCTTGCCCGCGCAGGCGCTGCAGACCGCGCAGCCCGACGGCTACACGGTCGCGCAGATTCCGCTCGGCGTGTTCCGCCTCGGCTACACCACCAAGATCAACTGGGACCCGCTCAAGGACATCAGCTACGTGCTCAACGTCACGGGCTATGCCTTCGGCATCGTGGTGCCGGCCGACAGCCCGTTCAAGACCTGGGCCGACTTCGTCGCCTATGCCAAGGCCAACCCCGGCAAGCTCACCTACGGCTCCACCGGCAACCTCACGAGCCCGCATCTCACGACCGAACTGATCGCACAGAAGGCCGGCATCCAGCTGCAGCACGTGCCCTACAAGGGCAGCGCCGACCTGATGCTCGCGGTGGTCAGCGGCCAGCTGATGGCGGCCGCCGACAGCACCGGCTTCGCGCCGCAGGTCGAGGCCGGCAAGCTGCGCGTGCTCAACACCTGGGGCGAGAAGCGCCTGGCCAAGTTCCCCGATGCGCCGACGCTGAAGGAACTGGGCTACGACATCGTGCAGAACTCGCCCTTCGGCATCGGCGCCCCCAAGGGCACGCCGCCCGAGGTGGTGAAGAAACTGCACGACGCCTTCAAGCAGGCAATGGAAGAGCCGAGCTATGTGGCCTCGCTCGGCCGCTACGACATGCTGCCCAACTACATGAGCTCGGCGGCCTACACCAGGTTCGCGCAGGACACGGTGGTGCGCGAGAAGGCGGTGATCGAGAAGCTGGGGCTCGCGAAGGAAGTCAAGACGAACTGA
- a CDS encoding histone deacetylase family protein produces the protein MLTIYNDQHALHQGKVEMFRGELVPCFEVPARVDHVKLELERRGLGPLQVPDAFDEALLARVHAPRYLDFIAHAWDEWLALDPSNASRDALPSYWPTRGMRTDVLPKSFPARMGLFSFDAGTPLMAGSWAAARHGAACAWTAAQRVAGGERAAFALTRPPGHHAGADFFGGYCFVNNAAVAAQALRDAGVARVAVLDVDYHHGNGTQAIFYERSDVHFASLHGDPLTDYPYYLGHADERGAGAGLGFNHNLPLTRGADFATWRAALKAALGGIAEVRAGALVVSLGVDTFEGDPVAGFRLQSDDYLRMGEDLARAGLPTVFVFEGGYAVAEVGVNAVNVLQGFEQQAAG, from the coding sequence ATGCTCACCATCTACAACGACCAGCACGCATTGCACCAGGGCAAAGTCGAGATGTTCCGCGGCGAACTGGTGCCGTGCTTCGAGGTGCCCGCCCGCGTCGACCATGTGAAACTCGAACTGGAGCGCCGCGGCCTCGGCCCGCTGCAGGTGCCCGATGCCTTCGACGAGGCACTGCTGGCCAGGGTGCATGCGCCGCGCTACCTCGACTTCATCGCCCATGCCTGGGACGAGTGGTTGGCGCTCGATCCGTCCAACGCATCGCGCGATGCCCTGCCTTCGTACTGGCCCACGCGCGGCATGCGCACCGATGTATTGCCGAAGAGCTTTCCCGCACGCATGGGGCTGTTCTCTTTCGATGCGGGCACGCCGCTCATGGCCGGCAGCTGGGCCGCCGCGCGCCACGGCGCCGCCTGCGCCTGGACCGCGGCGCAGCGCGTTGCTGGCGGCGAGCGCGCCGCCTTCGCGCTCACGCGGCCGCCCGGCCACCATGCGGGCGCCGATTTCTTCGGCGGCTACTGCTTCGTCAACAACGCCGCCGTGGCCGCGCAGGCGCTGCGCGATGCGGGCGTGGCGCGCGTGGCGGTGCTCGACGTGGACTACCACCACGGCAACGGCACGCAGGCCATCTTCTACGAGCGCAGCGACGTGCATTTTGCGAGCCTGCATGGCGATCCGCTGACCGACTATCCCTACTACCTGGGCCATGCCGACGAGCGTGGCGCGGGCGCCGGGCTCGGCTTCAACCACAACCTGCCGCTCACGCGCGGTGCGGACTTCGCCACCTGGCGCGCGGCGCTGAAGGCCGCGCTCGGCGGCATTGCCGAAGTGCGCGCGGGCGCGCTGGTGGTGTCGCTCGGCGTCGACACCTTCGAAGGCGACCCGGTCGCGGGCTTCCGGCTCCAAAGCGACGACTACCTGCGCATGGGCGAAGACCTGGCGCGCGCCGGCCTGCCCACGGTGTTCGTGTTCGAGGGCGGCTACGCGGTGGCGGAGGTGGGCGTCAACGCCGTCAACGTGCTGCAGGGTTTCGAGCAGCAGGCCGCGGGCTGA
- a CDS encoding ornithine cyclodeaminase yields the protein MTRFIDVHSLVRLVDETGVPEFLKALADALRDDFMRWREFDKKARVASHSHLGVIELMPVADDGAYAFKYVNGHPHNTAVGLPTVMAFGVLAEVDTGYPVLLSELTLTTALRTAATSAMAAQALARPGVRSMALIGNGSQSEFQALAFHALLGIEEVRVFDIDPRATDKLVRHLSACTPLEVVRAPSVADAVRGADIVTTVTAHQGHAVVLAPGMIEPGMHINAVGGDSPGKTELHPDVLRLARVFVEYEPQTRIEGEIQQLPADFPVHELWKVLLGSVPGRESAGQVTVFDSVGFALEDYTALRYIHQLSLERGIGQQIALVPELDDPKDLFGLTASGRRRAVLRRAA from the coding sequence ATGACCCGCTTCATCGATGTTCACAGCCTGGTTCGCCTGGTGGACGAAACCGGCGTTCCGGAATTCCTCAAGGCCCTGGCCGACGCGCTGCGCGACGACTTCATGCGCTGGCGCGAGTTCGACAAGAAGGCGCGCGTGGCCAGCCACTCGCACCTGGGCGTGATCGAGCTGATGCCGGTGGCCGACGACGGCGCCTACGCCTTCAAGTACGTCAACGGCCATCCGCACAACACGGCCGTGGGGCTGCCGACGGTCATGGCCTTTGGCGTGCTGGCCGAGGTCGACACGGGCTACCCCGTGCTGCTGTCGGAGCTCACGCTCACCACCGCGCTGCGCACCGCCGCCACCTCGGCGATGGCGGCGCAGGCGCTGGCGCGGCCCGGCGTGCGCAGCATGGCGCTGATCGGCAACGGCTCGCAGAGCGAGTTCCAGGCGCTGGCCTTCCATGCGCTGCTGGGCATCGAGGAGGTGCGCGTCTTCGACATCGATCCGCGCGCCACAGACAAGCTGGTGCGCCATTTGTCGGCCTGCACGCCGCTCGAGGTGGTGCGCGCGCCGTCGGTCGCTGATGCGGTGCGCGGCGCCGACATCGTGACCACGGTCACGGCGCACCAGGGCCACGCGGTGGTACTCGCGCCCGGCATGATCGAGCCGGGCATGCACATCAATGCGGTGGGCGGCGATTCGCCCGGCAAGACCGAACTGCACCCTGACGTGCTGCGCCTGGCGCGCGTGTTCGTCGAATACGAGCCCCAGACCCGCATCGAGGGCGAGATCCAGCAGCTGCCGGCCGACTTCCCGGTGCACGAGCTCTGGAAGGTGCTGCTCGGCAGCGTGCCCGGGCGCGAGAGCGCCGGGCAGGTCACGGTGTTCGACTCGGTCGGCTTTGCGCTGGAGGACTACACGGCACTGCGCTACATCCACCAGCTGTCGCTGGAGCGCGGCATCGGCCAGCAGATCGCGCTGGTGCCCGAACTCGACGACCCGAAGGACCTGTTCGGGCTGACCGCGTCCGGCCGGCGCCGGGCGGTGCTGCGGCGTGCGGCATGA
- a CDS encoding PLP-dependent aminotransferase family protein gives MLILRPEQPTPLVSQIVEGLRGLIGAQKLKADSKLPSIRAFAAAHGVSVFTVVEAYDRLVAQGLLVSRANAGFFVKRRIEDSAAGAASAPRPDPRFDARWYLQQIFENRNLPLKPGCGWLPHDWLFEDGMRRSLRHLASEGADIGGYGLPFGHMALRMATAEALSEQQIVVDAAQVLLTQGSSQALDLVARRLLKPGDSVLVDDPGYPNLMFMLRFLGVEIVGVPRIPTGYDMPALEALLAAHRPKAFFTQPRLQSPTCSMASLPQLVQLLQLAQAHDFTLVENDIYAEMDASMRPSLASLGQLRRVVYVGSYSKTISPNIRVGYVVAQPELLEELAQLKMVSGLTSSDITERLAFGTVTDGRWRKHLKSLRERLAQAQGSVARRLDGLGFELFHEAAAGMYLWARHPDIADSAELSRRAAAEGIMLGPGQLFLVNPHPTGWLRFNVAFSEDERLWRFLERSIEERRHD, from the coding sequence ATGCTCATTCTTCGCCCCGAACAGCCGACGCCGCTGGTCAGCCAGATCGTGGAAGGGTTGCGCGGACTGATCGGCGCCCAGAAGCTCAAGGCCGACAGCAAGCTGCCGTCGATCCGCGCCTTTGCCGCGGCGCATGGCGTCAGTGTGTTCACGGTGGTCGAGGCCTACGACCGGCTGGTGGCGCAGGGCCTGCTGGTCTCGCGCGCCAATGCCGGCTTCTTCGTCAAGCGGCGCATCGAGGACAGCGCCGCCGGCGCGGCCAGCGCGCCCCGCCCGGACCCGCGCTTCGACGCCCGCTGGTACCTGCAGCAGATCTTCGAGAACCGCAACCTGCCGCTCAAGCCCGGCTGCGGCTGGCTGCCGCACGACTGGCTGTTCGAGGACGGCATGCGCCGCAGCCTGCGCCACCTGGCCTCCGAGGGGGCCGACATCGGCGGCTACGGCCTGCCCTTCGGCCACATGGCGTTGCGCATGGCGACGGCCGAGGCGCTCTCGGAGCAGCAGATCGTGGTCGATGCCGCCCAGGTGTTGCTGACCCAGGGTTCCAGCCAGGCGCTGGACCTGGTCGCGCGCCGCCTGCTCAAGCCGGGCGATTCGGTGCTGGTGGACGACCCGGGCTATCCGAACCTGATGTTCATGCTCCGCTTCCTGGGCGTGGAGATCGTCGGCGTGCCGCGCATTCCCACGGGCTACGACATGCCGGCGCTCGAGGCGCTGCTCGCGGCGCATCGGCCCAAGGCCTTCTTCACCCAGCCCCGGCTGCAGAGCCCGACCTGCTCGATGGCCTCGCTGCCGCAGCTCGTGCAACTGCTGCAGCTCGCGCAGGCGCACGACTTCACGCTGGTCGAGAACGACATCTATGCCGAGATGGACGCCTCGATGCGCCCCTCGCTCGCCAGCCTGGGGCAGCTGCGCCGCGTGGTCTACGTGGGCAGCTACTCGAAGACCATCTCGCCCAACATCCGCGTCGGCTACGTGGTCGCCCAGCCGGAGCTGCTCGAAGAACTGGCGCAGCTCAAGATGGTCTCGGGCCTGACCTCGTCCGACATCACCGAGCGGCTGGCCTTCGGCACCGTGACCGACGGCCGCTGGCGCAAGCACCTCAAGTCGCTGCGCGAGCGCCTCGCGCAGGCGCAGGGCAGCGTCGCGCGGCGGCTGGACGGGCTCGGCTTCGAACTGTTCCACGAAGCCGCGGCCGGCATGTACCTGTGGGCCCGGCACCCCGACATTGCCGATAGCGCCGAGCTCTCGCGGCGCGCCGCGGCGGAGGGCATCATGCTCGGCCCGGGCCAGCTGTTCCTGGTCAACCCGCATCCCACCGGCTGGCTGCGCTTCAACGTGGCCTTCAGCGAAGACGAGCGGCTCTGGCGCTTCCTGGAGCGCAGCATCGAAGAGCGCAGGCACGACTGA
- the gabT gene encoding 4-aminobutyrate--2-oxoglutarate transaminase — MQREPHLSNAALMARRNAAVARGVGQAHEIFVSRAANAEVWDVEGRRYIDFAGGIAVLNTGHCHPEISAAVKAQVDLYSHTCFQVLAYEPYVELAERLNALAPGEFAKKSIFLSTGAEAVENAVKIARAHTRRPGVIAFNGGYHGRTMMTLGLTGKVAPYKLGFGPFPGEVFHALYPNALHGVSVDDALHSVELLFKNDIEPERVAAFILEPVQGEGGFYVAPNDFVEGLRALADRHGILIIADEVQTGAGRTGTWFASEQWPVAPDLITTAKSMAGGFPISGVVGRAEVMDAPAPGGLGGTYAGSPIGCAAALAVLKVFDDEQLLARSRALGERLTAGLRRIAAEVPAIGDVRGLGAMVAVELFEAGDTARPDAALTRQVVAEAARRGLILLSCGTYGNVIRVLVPLTASDLLVDEGLALLADSFAALR, encoded by the coding sequence ATGCAACGCGAACCCCACCTCAGCAATGCCGCCCTCATGGCCCGCCGCAATGCGGCGGTCGCCCGCGGCGTTGGCCAGGCCCATGAGATCTTCGTCAGCCGCGCCGCCAACGCGGAAGTCTGGGACGTCGAGGGGCGGCGCTACATCGACTTCGCCGGCGGCATCGCGGTGCTCAACACCGGCCACTGCCATCCGGAGATCAGCGCCGCCGTGAAGGCGCAGGTCGATCTTTATTCGCACACCTGCTTCCAGGTGCTGGCCTACGAACCCTATGTGGAACTGGCCGAGCGCCTGAACGCGCTGGCGCCGGGCGAATTCGCGAAGAAGTCGATCTTCCTGAGCACCGGCGCCGAGGCGGTCGAGAACGCGGTCAAGATCGCCCGCGCCCACACCCGGCGGCCCGGCGTCATCGCCTTCAACGGCGGCTACCACGGCCGCACGATGATGACGCTCGGCCTGACCGGCAAGGTGGCGCCCTACAAGCTCGGCTTCGGCCCGTTCCCGGGCGAGGTGTTCCATGCGCTGTACCCGAACGCGCTGCACGGCGTGAGCGTGGACGACGCCCTGCATTCGGTCGAGCTGCTGTTCAAGAACGACATCGAGCCCGAGCGCGTGGCGGCCTTCATCCTGGAGCCGGTTCAGGGCGAGGGCGGCTTCTATGTGGCGCCCAACGACTTCGTCGAGGGCCTGCGCGCGCTGGCGGATCGCCACGGCATCCTGATCATTGCCGACGAGGTGCAGACCGGCGCGGGCCGCACCGGCACCTGGTTTGCCAGCGAGCAGTGGCCGGTGGCGCCGGACCTGATCACCACCGCCAAGTCGATGGCGGGCGGCTTTCCGATCTCCGGCGTGGTGGGCCGGGCCGAGGTGATGGATGCCCCCGCGCCTGGCGGGCTGGGCGGCACCTATGCCGGCAGCCCCATCGGCTGCGCCGCGGCGCTCGCGGTGCTGAAAGTGTTCGACGACGAGCAGTTGCTGGCCCGCAGCCGGGCGCTGGGCGAGCGGCTCACCGCCGGGCTGCGCCGCATCGCGGCCGAGGTGCCGGCCATCGGCGATGTGCGGGGGCTCGGGGCCATGGTGGCCGTCGAGCTGTTCGAAGCAGGCGACACCGCGCGGCCCGATGCCGCGCTGACCCGCCAGGTGGTGGCCGAGGCGGCGCGGCGCGGGTTAATCCTGCTGTCATGCGGCACCTATGGCAATGTAATTCGCGTGCTGGTGCCGCTCACGGCATCCGACTTGCTTGTGGACGAAGGCCTGGCGCTTCTCGCGGACAGCTTCGCCGCGCTGCGCTGA
- a CDS encoding ABC transporter ATP-binding protein — MTAEPLVRFQRVQKTYDGEHLVVRQLDLDIHRGEFLSLLGPSGSGKTTTLMMLAGFESPTSGEILLDGKPITRTPPHKRNFGMVFQNYALFPHLSVGQNVAYPLTVRKVSKDEQQRRVQRALDMVQLRGMTDRLPGQLSGGQQQRVALARALVFEPQLVLMDEPLGALDKQLREHMQLELKDLHRQLGVTFVYVTHDQGEALTMSDRVAVFNEGVIQQLDTVDRLYETPSNRFVAGFVGDSTVLKGQLDRGGEHAEMKLPDGRVLRGLNVGGAAAGAAVEACIRPERVVLHRRPETQGTNMLAAEVARVIYYGDHLRLLCSVGGGQTEATVKLPLDGLDGAAAPRAGEAVVLEFPTAHARIYAP; from the coding sequence ATGACAGCAGAACCCTTGGTGCGCTTCCAGCGCGTCCAGAAGACTTACGACGGCGAGCACCTGGTGGTGCGCCAGCTCGATCTGGACATTCACCGCGGCGAGTTCCTCAGCCTGCTCGGGCCTTCGGGGTCGGGCAAGACCACCACGCTGATGATGCTGGCGGGCTTCGAGTCGCCGACCTCGGGCGAGATCCTGCTCGACGGCAAGCCGATCACCCGCACGCCGCCGCACAAGCGCAACTTCGGCATGGTCTTCCAGAACTACGCGCTGTTTCCGCACCTGAGCGTGGGCCAGAACGTGGCCTACCCGCTCACCGTGCGCAAGGTTTCGAAAGACGAGCAGCAGCGCCGCGTGCAGCGCGCGCTCGACATGGTGCAGCTGCGCGGCATGACCGACCGCCTGCCCGGCCAGCTCTCGGGCGGCCAGCAGCAGCGCGTGGCGCTGGCGCGCGCGCTGGTGTTCGAGCCGCAGCTGGTGCTGATGGACGAGCCGCTCGGCGCGCTCGACAAGCAGCTGCGCGAGCACATGCAGCTCGAGCTCAAGGACCTGCACCGCCAGCTCGGCGTGACCTTCGTCTACGTGACGCACGACCAGGGCGAAGCGCTCACCATGAGCGACCGCGTGGCGGTGTTCAACGAAGGCGTGATCCAGCAGCTGGACACGGTCGACCGGCTCTACGAGACGCCATCCAACCGCTTCGTGGCCGGCTTCGTCGGCGACAGCACCGTGCTCAAGGGCCAGCTGGACCGCGGCGGCGAGCACGCCGAGATGAAGCTGCCCGACGGCCGCGTGCTGCGCGGGCTCAACGTCGGCGGCGCGGCCGCGGGTGCGGCCGTGGAGGCCTGCATCCGCCCCGAACGCGTGGTGCTGCACCGCCGGCCGGAGACGCAGGGCACCAACATGCTCGCCGCCGAGGTGGCGCGCGTCATCTACTACGGCGACCACCTGCGGCTCTTGTGCAGCGTCGGCGGCGGCCAGACCGAAGCCACCGTGAAGCTGCCGCTGGACGGCCTCGACGGCGCCGCTGCGCCGCGGGCCGGCGAAGCGGTGGTGCTCGAATTCCCCACCGCGCACGCGCGCATCTATGCCCCCTGA
- a CDS encoding ABC transporter substrate-binding protein encodes MKKTFLACIVAASFALPALAQQQLTVVNFGGANANAQKKAYYEPYEKTGTKIIPVEYNGEQAKIKAMVETKKVTWDVVEVESPDAVRGCDEGLFEKLDYSKIGSKADFLPAAVTDCGVGLFVWSTVMAYNGEKLKTAPTSWADFWDVKKIPGKRGMRKGARYNLEFALMADGVKPADVYKVLATKEGADRAFKKLTELKPNIQWWEAGAQPPQFLVAGDVVLTTVYNGRIDAANREGRDLKIYWPGGIYDLDYLVIPKGAPNKEASLKYIQFTMQPANQAVYAQSIAYGPTNTKALASLSPKVLADLPTSAANAKDALQFSVGFWADQGEALEKRFASWATQ; translated from the coding sequence ATGAAAAAGACATTCCTCGCCTGCATCGTCGCCGCCAGCTTCGCGCTGCCGGCCCTGGCCCAGCAGCAGCTCACCGTGGTCAACTTCGGCGGCGCCAACGCCAATGCCCAGAAGAAGGCCTATTACGAGCCCTACGAGAAGACCGGCACCAAGATCATCCCGGTCGAATACAACGGCGAACAGGCCAAGATCAAGGCCATGGTCGAAACGAAGAAGGTCACCTGGGATGTGGTCGAAGTCGAATCGCCCGACGCGGTGCGCGGCTGCGACGAGGGCCTGTTCGAGAAGCTCGACTATTCGAAGATCGGCAGCAAGGCCGACTTCCTGCCGGCCGCGGTCACCGACTGCGGCGTGGGCCTGTTCGTGTGGTCGACCGTGATGGCCTACAACGGCGAGAAGCTCAAGACCGCGCCCACCAGCTGGGCCGACTTCTGGGACGTGAAGAAGATCCCCGGCAAGCGCGGCATGCGCAAGGGCGCGCGCTACAACCTCGAGTTCGCGCTCATGGCCGACGGCGTGAAGCCGGCCGACGTGTACAAGGTGCTCGCCACCAAGGAAGGCGCCGACCGCGCGTTCAAGAAGCTCACCGAGCTGAAGCCCAACATCCAGTGGTGGGAAGCCGGTGCGCAGCCGCCACAGTTCCTGGTGGCCGGTGACGTGGTGCTGACCACGGTGTACAACGGCCGCATCGACGCGGCCAACCGCGAAGGCCGCGACCTCAAGATCTACTGGCCGGGCGGCATCTACGACCTCGACTACCTGGTGATCCCGAAGGGCGCCCCGAACAAGGAAGCCTCGCTGAAGTACATCCAGTTCACGATGCAGCCGGCCAACCAGGCGGTCTATGCACAGAGCATCGCCTACGGCCCCACCAACACCAAGGCGCTGGCCTCGCTCAGCCCCAAGGTGCTCGCCGACCTGCCGACCTCGGCGGCCAACGCCAAGGATGCGCTGCAGTTCAGCGTCGGCTTCTGGGCCGACCAGGGCGAGGCGCTCGAGAAGCGCTTCGCGTCCTGGGCCACGCAGTAA